ATTAAAGTTGAACCCAAGTAAAAATTCTGGTTGCTCAAGCAAAGGCAAAGAATGATAACAAAGAATGATAACAATAACTGAAACTGTAGGTTATAATCTTGTAGCTATAAAGAGCACTAAGGTACCTTTACTgactatatgtattttatttgagtGTGTAGATTTTTAATTGAATGTTTACAAAATTCATGACATAACACCAGTCACATTTATACATTATATCTAATTCTTATGACTTTGCCAAATagacattttacagatgaggaaaagtaTCAGAGAGCTTAACTTTTGTACAAGGCTACACAATTAGAAAGAATCGCATTTAAACTCACTAATATTCCCTAGTGACAAGTAATATGTCTCGGACATCTTTAAACCTATGAATTCTAAACACTATTACATTTCTTTCGCTCtgtagttttgtttatttatatcagtattaACTTGTAGTCCATGTTTGTtctctttataataaaaataatctcttcCATAAGTGCTAGGAAAAGTAGtgtggaataataaaaatattaggtaATGAGTAAGTAAGGAGGTTCTTGTGGAAAGAGGTCTGAAGAAGGATCTGGATTCTAACTGTAGCTCTGCCCCTGGGCTTTAACTCCTTTATCTTCAGAACAAGGGAGGTAGACTGGATGATCTCTGAGACTTCTACCACCCCAAACAGTTCAGACCTGACCTGCGCTTGACGTTGTCTTTATCAGCGTTAACCGGCTGCACGTTCTGTTCAGTGAGGGTATGCTACCAATGTGGCTAGGTTCGTGGTTCAGTTTAGGTTTCATTCTGTTCCAATGGTCATGGACACTACCTCTGACTCATGTCATAGGTCACAGCTGAAGTCAAGCAAGGAATATGGGTTTCTTATTGCAAATCCATTTGCTCTGTTGGAAGTACACGTTAGTGGTATCTTCTTATAGCTAAGAAAACTTACTGTTTTTAAAGCATGACCAAGTGGCCCTTGCCAGTGCAGCTCTTTTAGTGTCCAAAAACCAGAAGGCAGCTTAGCATCAGGAAGAAGTGGTCACATACTTTGGGGAATGAGAAGCTTTGCAACATGAAGTAGTGTTCTGAAAGGGTCATGGTTGGGAGTTTTGGGAGCTCAGATAGCAGCAATTGGAGCCCAGATGCATGAAAGGGCAGGCTGAGCAGCCAGTGCACCTGTGGGTGTGATTGAGCCTAAAGCAGACTCTTCATCCAGTGACATTGGTTGCATAACCTCGGTGATTTTGTGAACCAGAGGTATGCGCACACCCTGGCACATATACGCGATGGCTAATCCACATACCTGTGTTTTTCAACCCCTATACTGCAGACAAGGAGATGATGGGAATTTGGCCTCATGAGAGGTTGTTCTCAAACTCACAACATAGTTTTGCTTTTGGTGCAGAAATAATAACTTGCGTATACTCCTTCACCAGgtgaaaaattgaataaataaatgaacggAATAATTTTCATCCCCAAATTTTTGGCATTTCATATAATCTAAATTTAGAATCCATTTGTGCTTGATATTTATGATAAGGGTAGCAATTAGGATTTAAGAGCAGATATTGTATTAGTCTTTGAATAATGGACAATGGAATCATGCCTTGGGTTTTCATAAATTAAAGCATGCTGACATGCTTTATTCCTTGAGAAAGGAAAGCATGTTGTTGGACATTCTCTGAATCTTCAGAAAAAGTTTTCAGGCAATTAGAAAGGTAATGTTGAGACCTGATTTTATGTTCTTCTTAAATGAATGTTTGATAATATTACtagaaaatttgaaaggaaatagTTATAAGCAACCACTTCTTACAGGtgctttgttttgaaattaagCCCATGAAGCATTCTAATTAGTGTAAAAATGTCCATTTGTAAATGTACACGAAGTGTTCAGAAGTCCATATTGTTATGCCTTGTATTCAACATCTCTTACTTGGTaggttttcaaataaatatttattgagtgctctcCAAAATGGATAGACTTGAGAGGATTGTCTCGAAATGTTCACTTAGAGGAGATAAATGGTTTGTGTACTTGAATGATCTAAAcaccttattctttttttgaatCGCCTTTTTTATGCTTATGATTCAGATGGCACAGCGTAAATAGTAAGAGAACATCAAGTTCTGATGACATGATAATAAAGAGTAATGGTTATAAGTAGCAGTTTTCTAGGACGGAAATAAAATCTGTTCAGAGGTCAACTTGACAAACTTTTGCAACTAAAGGCGTTAATAGAAGAGACTGAGAGTTGCATTCTGTTTATCTTGGAGTGTTCCCACGTTGGACAAACTGGAGATTATCTTACGGAGAGATGAGTAAACTGTGTGTCACATTAACCATCATGTTTTATTCTGCTTACACAGGTGCAAACACACGTGATAAGTAggactgttttttatttcatccttcaTCCTATTGGTAGAGAGCATAGCAGCTCTATCCTGTGTTTACTCTGAAAAAAACCTGTAATTTAGTTAATCATGAGTCCAAAGTTCATAGATGCCCAGTTCTTACTTAATCTTAATGGATAGTTTCATCAATCATTGTTAGCTTTAATAAGCATGTAAATATAAACACAGTGACTAGTCTGTTTACTAAGAAAATATGTTATTCTGTGAACTAAATCAAAACTGGTTGGCATTCTCTGTTCATGGCATGAATTCCTATGTAGAATCTGGTGTGAACTTATTGAGGGACAAAATACTAGTATGGGGGacatattattttctcatttttttaaagttttaattccttttcattttaacagtgctatttttattttgtactttatatatttaaaaacaattttaatattgcagtcatttctttttttatttaggtttttattttaatttcagttagttaacatacagtgttatgttatttccaggtgtacaatatagtgattcaacacttccatacatcacctgctGCTCATCATAGCAAGCACAccccttagtccccatcacctatttaatccgtTGCCTGTTCCCTTCcctcagattgttctctgtaattaagagtctgtttcttactttctttctctctctattttttccctttgcttgcttgttttgtttcttaagttccacatatgtgtgaaatcatatggtgtttgtctttgacttattttgcctaggattatactctctagttccattcatgtcatttcaaatggcaagattttattattttttatggctgaatagtattcctctatctatctatctacctatctatctatctatctatctatccatccatccatccatctcacatcttctttatgcatccATCAGTCTATGgacatttgagttctttccataatttggctgttgttaataatgctgctataaacctcGGAgggcatgtatcccttcaaatcagtatttttgtatcctttagataaaCACCTATTTATACAAAGTGTAATTGCTtggttatagggtagttctaattttaacttttttaaaaaaattaatatcggcatcagggaaatacaaatctatttttaactttttggagaAACCTCCATAACtgtgttccacagtggctgcaccagtttgcattcccaccagcagtgtaggtgggttgccctttctctgcatcctcgccaacatctgttgtttattttagccattctgactggtgtgaggtgatatctcactgtagttttgatttgtatttccctgatgatgagtgatgttgagcatctgttcatgtgtctgttagccatctgtaggtcttctttgaaaaaatgtcttcatgtcttctgcccattatttaactggattatttgtcgaattttgtaagttctttatatattttggatactagccctttatcagatatgtcatttgtaaatatcttgtcccattctgcaggttgccATTTATTcatgttgactgtttcctttgctgtgcagaagttttttatcttgatgaagtccttatagttcatttttgtttttgtttcccttgcctcagaagacgtatctagtaagaagttgctacagccagtgTCAGAGCAGTTACTGCcttgctctcctctaggattttgatggtttcgggtctcacatttaggtctttcatccatttttaatttatttttgtgtatggtataagaaagtggtcagtttcattctttctcatgttgctgtccagttttctcaacaccatttgttgaaaagactgtctttttcctgttggatattctttcctgctttgtcaaagattaattgaccatataatttctcagttttctattctgttctatttatctTTGTGCTaatgccatactgttttggtgACTACAGCTCTATAATATATCTTGGAGTCTAGAATtatgatgcctcctgctttgcttttctatttcaagattgctttggctatttggggtcctttgtggttccgtacaaattttaggattgcctGTTCTAGCTCCGTGAAAAATACTGTTcttattttgataggaattgcattaaacatgcagattgctttgggtagtatagacattttaacaatatttgtttttcccatCCATGGGCATGCAATGTCTTTCcattctttgtgtcatctttagtttctctcatcagtattttatagttttcagagtataggtcttttatctctttggttaggtttattcctaggtatcttattatttttggtccAATTGTAAATGCAGTTGAttcctgaatttctctttctgctgcttcattattggtgtatagaaatgcaacacacttcagtgcattgattttgtatcctttgacttcactgcattcatttatcagttctagcagatttttggtggagtctttagggttttctatatacatattATTGCATTCATTTCTGTTTATTCTCTACATGTTGAAATTTCTAGATTTAATTGTTGAAAGAATGATTTTGATTAAATGTAATGAACATGCAACTTCAGGGCATGCTTCACAAGCCTTGGTCATGTAGTCTGAATTATCAGATTTAAGCATATCTCTCTGGAATTTCAGATTAGaactatactatttttttttaaatacactacctttttttaaaaaaagattttatttatttattagagagagagagcatgagtgtgggagagggaagggcagagggagaagcagactccccactgagcagggagcccgatgtgggattccatcccaggacccctggatcatgacctgagccgaaggcagacccttaactaactgagccacccaggcgcccctacactacctttttttaaaaactcattgtTAAACACATGAACTGAAGCCGTTCATTATTATTCTACCATGTACTAAATATGATGTACATGAATGTACAGTACAATGTCTAATGTACACTTCTATCATGAGTCTTTCATTCTTAATCTAACCTCTTTTTAGTATAGTACACATATCCTCAGCTGTGCTTCCTGACTCCAGTTGAGATGTTGCTTAATCTTCTACAGATAATACCTACCAGACTGCCACTGGAAAGGGCCCTGAggtgtgagagagggaacagctcTGGGGATTAAATTCTTCGCAGGCAGATTCTACTTGCTTCTCCTGATAGTCACTCACTTTTATCCCCGAGTCCAGAAATACTGGTGCTGTGAATTTCCACACCGTTGCAAGATTCTGGAGGGTATATTGGGTTGGTTTTCAGTTTTCTCCACTGCTGCTTTGGATTTCAGCTTTCTTGAGTTTTCTAAGTCAGTTACCATTTATTTTCTCCCTAGCTTCCAAGCTTTTAAGTTCATATCCTTCccagaacaaaatattttaaaataacatctgaACAAAAAATATAGTCTATTTTGGATACATTCATTTCTTTGATCTctaagtttcttattttattttaatgcctttGTTAATGAATTTGTTTTGTTGCAAGGGGCTCCAGTTGCAATCTCAAAGGTCTTAGGGGCCGGGTAGGTGTTGTGGTTCCTCTCACTGGATCCAAATCTTAGACAGGTCAGAGTCAGAAAtaagtagttaagtttgggggaatTCCAGAGCAATACAACATGTGCCTTATTTTCCATTTGGGACAATAGGAGATTACCTGCTCCCGACGCATAGGGTAGGGTATAGACGTAGAGGGTAGGATAACAAGGTAGAGGTGAATTTGTGACCAGGGGGTGAGACGGAGGGCCTGAGAtggtccctgcctccccctttccACATCCTGCCGGTTTTGCATGGTTTGTACACGGAGGGGACATTTTCAGAAGTTTCCCATATATCCCCAGTGAGGGGCATGGGAAGTAGGTAAGACATGCAAGTTAGGGGCATTTCTATGTGGCCACCATGGTGAGGGGCAAGGTGATAAGACAGAGCCAGGGGCCAGATGGAGTTCACTGAGATGCAAAGGATCCATGACTCGGGAAGGCTGAGCTGAGACTTCTGCAGACGATGCTGGAGGTGGGTTTGTTGCCTGCCCCCAACCATGTGGAGAAAACAGACCACAAGTGAAACCATGGATTTTAGCAGTGGATACAGTGGGACCCCAGGAGACTAGCAGCCCCTCCCTTCCTCAGGAGGGCCCTGAAACTGTCTCCTCTTGGAGATGCCATCTTGGGAAGGAGGAGGTAGCAGTGGTGAAATTTTGAGCATAAAGAAACAGACTTGAGGGAGGTCTGAGCCTTGAATTCACTGAATATTTCATCTGAAAGaagcatttataaaatgaaagagaccGTTTCAAAGCACAAGAAACTGTTTTTATGGGAAAGGGACTGAATTACCTTTAGATTTAAATATCCCTCCTATCCTCAGAAATTGTGGGCTCATAAGAAAGAGTAAACGAGTTATAAAAACTAAAGAAGCcacatttttcctaaaataactGAGATATTAGTGTACATGTCAAGATATGATTGGACCCTCTTGTTGGAATGTTGATTTTATTCGAATTCATTGAATGACAACTTcattaggtattttaaaaatattttatgtatttattatgtatgTTGTATCTGGTGGTATAATTGAATATGAAACTAGAGAAAACTAGGGAATTTCTTTCTGGCATGCATTATCATAGTTAAAGCAGATACGGACAATTGCAGGTTGTGTTAGAATACAATATTATCACTTGGTATTTACTACAATTGCAAAATCAGCTTCTTAAGGAAAGATAATTAGACTCCCCCAAATCTCTTGAtgtcataatataaatataaattgtggagtaagacataaaaaaaattattgctttaaatgTCATTAAGTTATTGCTAGACCGAGAGAGAGAAAACGGCTGCAAAACATAGCTAAGTCTATGTTTCCGCGTACTTTTAGAGCAGGCACTTGTCTCCCACTCCCTTTTCTTCAGTAACAATAAGATAAACGTCTAAAAGCCTTGGTTTTAGATTTGAGCCAACAGTTTGCTATCCTTCTGCCCAAAGCCATCGCTGTCTTCCTGTGTAAGTGTGCGTGAGTGCGTGCGTGCTCCGGTCTGTGTAAGACTGAATTAAGCTTTGGGGTAAAGAGTAACTGTGTCGTAGCCCTCTGGGGGCCTCGTGCGAGCCCTTGCATGAGTTTCGCAGTACAGCTCCCCCTCCACGAAGAAGTAGCCCTTCTGTTTGAGGTTGAGGTTACAGTCAGCGCACACGAAGCACTCCGGGTGCCGGTACTTATCCCGCGCCTTCACAACCGCACCGCTGTTGAGGAAAGGAGGTGAAGTGAAAAACACAAAGCCAGAAACACGGAGACCACACCGCAGATAAGGCCGGTGTTGTCTGTTTCACATCCAGGAAACAGCCTCCGGCTGTGAAGCCagcagggctgtgagattgatgTCGTCAGGGAGATCCAAGACAACCAGAATCACACATCACGGGATTCTCTCTGCTGTTGACCTGTGactatttttcagatttttcaaacAAGTCGCTTCTATAAAAGTTAGAGGATCTTCCTTCTTGATCTTTGCGGATTGTTTCATTGAAAGAGGAAAACATGATACAGGTAACACAAATACCTCTGCAAAGTATTCTGATTTTGACCAAGCTTTTCTACACAACTAGAAGTCCCTCTGATTGCTTTCTGCCTTGGCCACGCAGCCTCTATTCTATGGggcacagagaaaacagagcaaaGGGCAGACATGGAATGTCCATGGGTGGGTGGACTCACTTCTACTGTCAAAACAGTTTACTCCAACTTAGGAGCAGTAATCGCTTTTGGTACCATCATAAACTATTGTGTTTTATGAGATCCTCTTTGCTCCTGAGCTGCCTgtcctgcttctttctttttccttccttccttccttccttccttccttccttccttccttccttccttccctctctttcccttcttttcttttctttctttctttctttctttctttctttctttctttctttctttttttctttctttccttccttccttccttttcttttttctttttcttttcttcttttttctttttctttttctttctgtcacatTCCCGTCCTTGCTCTAACCAggcttctctcccactgccctcctGGGATGAATCCTGGATCACTGGACAGATGGTGCTGCAGTGTGTGAGCTAATAgtagaggaaaagaataaaggggTGGGAGAAGTGACCACGTGGGGCGTTTGCAGTGGAGAGATTGAAATGATCTGGGTCGCTTGAAGATTTGAACTAGCAGGTGTGGCTATGCAAACATAAGGGCCCTTGACATGGAAGctgactgtatttttaaaagttatacttCAATATTTGTGCAACTTAAGAAACCGACTAAAGATAATGTGTTTTCATGAGCAACCTGATAACCCTTGTATTTGGTTTCGTTGGTTTGTACAAATGAAGAAGTATTTAAAGACTAGACATGAACCAAGGGAGGGCTTTTTGAAGTGAAGTTATGCTTCTCGAAAGCAATTTTTAAGGTATGCTTTgaggatagtttttttttttaatgagaatataTCTGAAATTATAAGTCCAGATTGCTGACTCACATTATATGCCAATGTTAGGGCACGTTGAAGGAATTCTGGTGAAAATGTGCTAAATGTTGTGGACGTAGTTGAAGTCACTGACTGGAAACCGAGAGCGGATACCAAGATTTATAGTGCACGCCTGGGTTGAAATTGAGACTTACACAATGCCGCTGCCACATTTGTCACAGATCGGCATCTTCTGTGTGCTGCCAGCACCGCCGTGGGCTTTGGTAACGGGAGCTCTCACACTCCGAGTTCCAGCAGGACGGTCGTCTGAAAAACAAAGTGCTTCCATTTATGGGGAGGGAACAGCTGGCTACAGTCTGTACTTCGCTTCTATTTTAAGGTGTGCACTTTAACCTAAGGAATTCTTAAGCTGCGCCAGTACTATCATTTCAAAGGGAGTAGGACAGGCTCAGGCATCACTTGTTCTGAAATAGGGCCTTTCCAAAATGAACTCGTTAAAATTTGTTGTCGTCGCTCTTGGAGGGAGCTGTTATAAAATGCCTAAAGGAGTGGAGAACAGTTGgcctttttttgctttttcttattgtggtaaaatatacagaacatatAATTGaccatcttgaccatttttcAAGGTGTAATTCAGTAGCAGTAAGTACATTgacaaggttgtgcaaccatcaccaacaGTTCTTTCCAGAATgctttcatcatcccaaacaaaaactctgcacccattaaacagtaacttcccattccccctcctcccagatCCTGGTAACCTCTACTCTACTTTGTGTCTTCATGACTTGCCTATTCCAGGTACCTCAGAGGAGTGGTTGCACgcaatatttatctttctgtgtctggcctctttccctcagcatgttttatttattttttatttatttatttttaaagattttatttatttatttgacacagagagagagacagccagcgagagagggaacacaagcagggggagtgggagaggaagaagcaggctcatagaggaggagcctgatgtggggcttgatcccagaatgccgggatcacgccctgagctgaaggcagacgcttaacgactgagccacccaggcgcccctccctcagCATGTTTTAaaggttcatccatgtagcagcatgtattagaatttcattcaattttgaggctgaataatgttccatcgGATGGATAGACcactttttgtttatccattgatCGGTTGGTAGACGtatgtgttattttcattttctggctATTGaggataaagctgctatgaatattggcgTATGAGTATctatttgagtccctgctttcagttctttgggtatatatccaggaGTGCAATTGTTGGATAATACGGTtatttctgtgtttaactttttgaggaaccactatactgtttttcacagtggctgcaccattttgtattcccagcacCCATGAACAAAGAGTTTTTCCACATGTTTACCAAcacttgtaaatttttttttaatagccaacTTAGTAAggcattttgcatttttgtgcaaCTTTTAAAGGACTGTGTATATCTTTTCGGGGTACAAAAACATTGGTAAGATTATGAGCTCTGAGGACAGCAGGAGTGGGCTAGAGATTCAGTCCTGCTTCttactggctgtgtctctctctgtcagtttCTCATTTGTTAAAAGGGAAAAGTAATAGTTCCTATCTCACAGGTTATCGGGAGGATTAAGTGCGAGTATGCAAAGTACTTAGCACAGGGTTTGGAACATAGTAAGGGTTCATTTCAGtgttgtttaaaaattttgatgataggggctcctgggtggcacagcggttaagcgtctgccttcagctcagggcgtgatcccggcgttatgggatcgagccccacatcaggctcctcctctatgagcctgcttcttcctctcccactccccctgcttgtgttccctctctcgctagctgtctctctctctgtcaaataaataaataaaatcttaaaaaattttttttgatgataATGACACCCTGGAGCAGGGGGTGGAGGCTAAGAAATTTTGCAATATCCATTTAAAATTCTAACTTATGATTTTTGAGCCAAACTAGCCCCTTGACTATATGGATGGAATTTGTCTTTGGTGTCCTTTTATGATCAGGTTGGTGGCTACTTGGACACATTCTGGAAGCTCCTTTCCTAAACCAATCACCACCCAAATCTTTCTGAGGAAAGATTCATTCGATCACTGAACTAAATCCATTTTTAGTCTCTCATTCCCAGTATGTTTGCCATCCTCCCCTCCATCAGTACTGTTCCAGCGACAGTCACGGCTGCTCACCAGGGCCATCATTCACTAATTCCTGGAGCACTCTGAAGGAGCCCGACTGGCGGGGCTGAGTAGGCTCATTCCGATTCTCATGGAGCATCCGGTACACATCTGACTGGGGCGGCACCGAGGCCGTGGGTTCACTGAAACACAGGACGGCATGTGAAGCAGTGTCAGGAGCCTTGTGCGGCATGGAATGTGCAAGAAGCCACAAGACATGAATAAGCAATAACCACTATTTGCAGTAACTCCTGAGCAAAGATTCAGCATTTTCAAGTCAATCTCTATTACAGTTAAAAATACGATATGAATTCACATGGGTCACCTTCATGATATCACCCGTTAACCTGGGAGTCACATCAGCACTTCTCCATCTGGCAGAGTCCTTTAGAGGGCAAGTACAGTGTGATTGTTAGGggatagcaatttaaaaaaaaataacactcgTGTCTGATGGATATAAAATTAGAATGTGAACAAAATTAACTTTCCTCAGAAAAGAGACAACATACACATGGTGGAAGTGCAGGAGTGAGCCCGGTTTGATTATTCTCAGTCATAAAATTGTCAATAAAATTCagattcatttctgattttaaactgaaaggtatggtttaattttgtttttaaggttaatTTGTTAACTCCTGAAAACAGCAAAGGTATCGTTTTGCTTATAAATTGAAGAAATTCAGCTTGTCTGTGAAAGTACATAATGTAGAAACTTTCatatatatgtcagttatatcaaCTACGTTGTTTTTTAATAGCCACATTATAATTCACTTATAACAATGATAGCagcttaattttaatattctacaAATGTAATTCATGATGAACAATAAGAAGATGCATGTCAGGCActaaatgctttattattttatgt
The nucleotide sequence above comes from Ursus arctos isolate Adak ecotype North America unplaced genomic scaffold, UrsArc2.0 scaffold_27, whole genome shotgun sequence. Encoded proteins:
- the PDLIM3 gene encoding PDZ and LIM domain protein 3 isoform X3; translated protein: MPQNVILPGPAPWGFRLSGGIDFNQPLVITRITPGSKAAAANLCPGDVILAIDGFGTESMTHADAQDRIKAAAHQLCLKIDRAETRLWSPQVSEDGKAHPFKINLESEPQDANYFEHKHNIRPKPFIIPGRSSEPTASVPPQSDVYRMLHENRNEPTQPRQSGSFRVLQELVNDGPDDRPAGTRSVRAPVTKAHGGAGSTQKMPICDKCGSGIVGAVVKARDKYRHPECFVCADCNLNLKQKGYFFVEGELYCETHARARTRPPEGYDTVTLYPKA